One Paraburkholderia sp. IMGN_8 DNA window includes the following coding sequences:
- a CDS encoding metallophosphoesterase → MSLLLQISDPHFGTERPDVVDALVGLTHDAAPQLVVMSGDITQRARRRQFRAARAFVDRLGVAATLVIPGNHDIPLFNLGARLFRPYANHRRAFGDDLEPIFESGQWLVIALNTTRFYRHKNGEVSAEQVERVAARLEQAAETQLRVVVTHQPVAVTRVQDETNLLHGRAAAVRRWSQAGADVILGGHIHLPFVTALHDRFAGLPRKVWAVQAGTAVSSRVRFEAGNSVNLIRCVSPASPHRSALVERWDYVDAQQRFQRVDVSELHFDASLAAQRQETL, encoded by the coding sequence ATGAGTTTGCTGCTACAGATTTCCGATCCGCACTTCGGCACTGAACGGCCCGACGTTGTCGACGCGTTGGTGGGCCTCACGCACGACGCCGCGCCTCAACTGGTGGTCATGTCCGGCGACATCACGCAGCGCGCGCGCCGCAGGCAGTTTCGCGCCGCGCGCGCGTTCGTCGACCGGCTCGGCGTCGCCGCAACGCTGGTAATCCCCGGCAACCACGATATCCCGTTGTTCAATCTGGGTGCGCGTCTGTTCCGGCCGTATGCGAACCACCGGCGGGCATTCGGCGACGACCTCGAGCCGATATTCGAATCGGGCCAGTGGCTGGTCATTGCGCTGAACACGACGCGCTTCTATCGCCACAAGAACGGCGAGGTGTCCGCCGAACAGGTCGAACGCGTCGCGGCGCGCCTCGAACAGGCTGCCGAGACGCAGTTGCGCGTGGTCGTCACGCACCAGCCGGTCGCGGTGACCCGTGTGCAGGACGAGACCAACCTGTTGCACGGTCGCGCAGCGGCAGTGCGACGCTGGTCCCAGGCCGGCGCCGACGTGATCCTCGGTGGCCACATCCACTTGCCTTTCGTCACCGCGCTGCACGACCGCTTTGCCGGGTTGCCGCGCAAGGTCTGGGCCGTGCAGGCCGGCACGGCTGTGTCGTCGCGCGTGCGCTTCGAGGCCGGCAATTCGGTCAACCTGATTCGCTGCGTGTCGCCGGCGAGTCCGCACCGCAGCGCGTTGGTCGAGCGCTGGGATTACGTCGACGCGCAGCAGCGCTTCCAGCGCGTTGACGTCAGCGAACTGCATTTCGACGCGTCGCTCGCCGCGCAGCGACAGGAGACCCTATGA